ACGGCCTACCTCACGTCAGACACTCCGCTCACCAACCCGTTCGTCCAGTCGTTCCGCGTGCGCGAGGTGCTGCCGCTCAAGCCCGCTGCGATCAGCGCGGCGCTGCGGAAAGCCGATGTCGGCACCGTCGAGATCAAGAAGCGCGGCGTGGACGTGGACCCGGCGCAGTTCCGGAAGAAGCTCGCGCTGCGAGGGCCGGCATCCGCCACTCTCCTCCTGACCCGGATCGGCGAGGGGCGAGACGAGAAGCGGGTCGCCCTGCTCGCAGACCGGGTGTAGCCGGCGGGTTCAGCCGCGCGTCAGCCGACTGAGGCGAAAAAAGCGGGAGCCGCCTCATCGCACAATGCGGGGATATCGTGTTCCCAGGCGCCTGTTCTGAAGCCGGACACGCTAGGGCGTGTTGCTAAACCCTCGAGTGAGTGGCTGGAGCGATTGTTGATGGGTGTCGCGTGATGTGATTTCTGACGAAGTCTGGGCTGCGATCGGTTCGCTCTTCCCCCGTGCGAGGGCGACAGGTCGGCCGCCGGTGGACCGTCGTATGGTGGTGGAGGCGACGGCGTGGCGGTTCCGCACCGGTGCGCCGTGGCGGGACGTACCGGAGCGATTCGGGAACTGGAACACGATTTACAAGAACTTCAACGGCTGGGCTGAGCAGGGCGTCTGGGCAAGCGTGCTCGAGAAGATGCAGTCTCTCGCGCAGCAGGCTGGTGACGTGGATTGGGTCGCCTCGATCGACTCGACAATCGTTCGCGTGCACCAGCATGGGGCGACGCTTCCGCGCACCACAGGGGGCTCCTCAGAACTACAAGAAGTTCGGCGATGAGCCGCCCGATCATGCGATTGGACGTTCCCGGGGCGGTTTGACGACGAAGAACCACTTGGTCTGTGATGGGAAGGGCCGCGCTCTCGCGTTCATTCTGACTCCGGGTCAAACTGCCGACACGATCATGCTGGGCGCGACGCTTGAACAGATCCGCGTGCCGGCCGGTCGAGGTCGTCCGCGGCCCCGTCCGGACCGGGTGATGGCGGACAAGGGTTACCCGTCCAGAGCGAACCGTGCTTGGCTGCGGACACGCGGGATCGCGGCGACGATCCCGGAACGCGACGATCAGATCACTCATCGTCGTAAGCGCCGCGGGCGGCCGATCGACTTCGGCGACGAGCAGCGCAGCCGCTACCGCGGCCGTAACGTTGTCGAGCGATGCTTCAACAAGCTCAAGCAATGGCGGGGCATCGCGATGAGGTCAGACAAGCTCGCCCGCAACTACCACGCCGGACTCTGCCTCGCCTCTACCCTGCACTGGCTGAGCTCGCGTGCGATCATTTCTCATGCCGTCCTTCCCAGGGAACCTTCCCGCCGCGCCGAACCGTAAACCGGACATCGATGACGACTTCAGCACCGGACTGAGCTCGGAACGATGGGTTGCAAGCTATCTGCCGCAGTGGACGACCGCAGAGCGGGCGCGCGCACACTACGAAATCGTTGCCGCCGGGATCGAGCTGCGGATCGACGCTGACCAGCCCGATTGGCGCCTCGAAGATGCGCCTCTACGTGTCTCAAACCTGCAGACCGGCGTCTATTCCGGGCCGGTCGGCTCCTCGATCGGGACGCATCGCCACCGCACCGATCTCGACGTGCGTACCGAGACACCACAGAGCCTCCTGTTTGCACCGTCACGCGGGCGGGCGGAAATCACCGTCTCCGCGACCCGAGCCGCCAACTGCATGCTCGCGGCATGGCTCGTCGGAACCGAACACCGATCCCCGACAGAGTCCGGCGAGATCTGCATCTTCGAGATCGACGCCGACGCCATCGGGGAAACCACCATCGCCCGCACCGGCATCAAAGCACACCACGACCCGGACCTGACCACCGACATGGCCGAGGTCGTCGTCCCCCTAGACGCCTCTTCGCCCCACACCTGGACGGTGGTCTGGGGCGAAGGCGAGACCGTGATCGGATGCGAAGGCCGCACGCTTCGACGGATCGCGCAGGCCCCCGACTATCCGCTGTTCCTTATGATCGACCTCTTCGAGATCGGACCACGCGAAGGCAGTTACCCAAAGTCCGCCACAATCCACCACGTCCGCGCATGGCGGTAGACCGCGACCGATCGCGGTTTAGCAACACGGCCTAGATGACAACCCCTGCCACCCGACCCGTTTCGAGCAGCCATTGATCTAGTCGTTCCGCCTGGTGAGCGGCGCTAGGTGAATGTTGCTCCGAGACCGGATGGGACAGGACGAACACTGCCGCGACCCCAGACACGACGTATCGTGCGAAATCCCTCCGACTAAC
This DNA window, taken from Microbacterium sp. MM2322, encodes the following:
- a CDS encoding IS5 family transposase encodes the protein MGRRFRAPQGAPQNYKKFGDEPPDHAIGRSRGGLTTKNHLVCDGKGRALAFILTPGQTADTIMLGATLEQIRVPAGRGRPRPRPDRVMADKGYPSRANRAWLRTRGIAATIPERDDQITHRRKRRGRPIDFGDEQRSRYRGRNVVERCFNKLKQWRGIAMRSDKLARNYHAGLCLASTLHWLSSRAIISHAVLPREPSRRAEP